The Balaenoptera acutorostrata chromosome 10, mBalAcu1.1, whole genome shotgun sequence genome has a window encoding:
- the CDC25A gene encoding M-phase inducer phosphatase 1 yields the protein MELGPEPPHRRRLLFACSPPPAPQPVVKALFSTPAAGGLSPVTNLTVTMDQLQGLGSEYEQPLEVRNSSLQRMGSSESTDSGFCLDSPGPLDSKENLENSMRRINSLPQKLLGCSPALKRSHSDSLDHDVFQLIDQDENKENEAFEFKKPVRPASRGCLHAHGLQEGKDLFTQRQNSAPARMLSSNERDGSEPGHFTPFFMPQSPVTATLSDEDDGFMDLLDGENLKNDEETPSCMASLWTAPLVMRRTTNLGNRCKLFDSPSTCSSTILSTLKRTDRSQEESPRGNRKRRKSVAGASPEEAASPKKPQEILHQSLSLVSSPKGTIENILDNDPRDLIGDFSKCYLFHTVAGKHQDLKYISPEIIASVLSGKFANLIKEFVIIDCRYPYEYEGGHIKGAVNLHMEEEVEDFLLKKPIVPTDGKRVIVVFHCEFSSERGPRMCRYVRERDRLGNEYPKLHYPELYVLKGGYKEFFLKCQSHCEPPSYRPMHHEDFKEDLKKFRTKSRTWAGEKSKREMYSRLKKL from the exons ATGGAACTGGGCCCGGAGCCCCCGCACCGCCGCCGCTTGCTCTTCGCCTGCAGCCCCCCTCCCGCACCTCAGCCCGTCGTGAAGGCGCTGTTCAGCACGCCAGCCGCCGGGGGCCTGTCGCCTGTCACCAACCTGACGGTCACCATGGACCAGCTGCAGGGACTGGGCAG TGAGTATGAACAGCCACTGGAGGTGAGGAATAGCAGTCTGCAGAGAATGGGCTCCTCCGAATCAACTGATTCAG GCTTCTGTCTGGATTCTCCTGGGCCCTTGGATAGTAAAGAAAA CCTTGAAAATTCCATGAGGAGAATAAATTCCCTGCCT CAGAAGCTCTTGGGGTGTAGCCCAGCTCTGAAGAGGAGCCATTCTGATTCTCTTGACCATGATGTCTTTCAGCTAATTGACCAGGATGAGAACAAGGAAAAC GAAGCCTTTGAGTTTAAGAAGCCAGTAAGACCTGCATCTCGAGGCTGCCTGCATGCTCATGGACTGCAGGAGGGTAAAGATCTCTTCACACAGAGGCAGAACTCTGCCCCAGCTCGGATG CTTTCCTCAAACGAAAGAGATGGCAGTGAACCAGGgcatttcactcctttttttaTGCCCCAGTCACCTGTGACTGCCACTTTGTCTGATGAGGATGATGGCTTCATGGATCTTCTCGATGGAGAGAATCTGAAG aaTGATGAAGAGACGCCGTCCTGCATGGCAAGCCTCTGGACAGCTCCCCTTGTCATGAGAAGAACTACAAACCTG ggCAATCGTTGCAAGCTGTTTGACTCCCCTTCCACGTGTAGCTCCACCATCCTGTCAACGTTGAAAAGAACAGACCGATCGCAAGAGGAGTCCCCACGTGGAAATAGGAAGCGGAGGAAGAGCGTGGCTGGGGCCAGTCCCGAAGAGGCAGCTAGTCCAAAGAAGCCCCAGGAG ATTCTACATCAGTCTTTATCCCTGGTATCTTCCCCAAAAGGGACCATTGAGAATATTTTGGATAATGACCCAAGGGACCTTATAGGAGACTTCTCCAAG tgttaccTCTTTCATACAGTTGCTGGAAAGCATCAGGATTTAAAATACATCTCTCCAGAAATT ATAGCGTCTGTTTTGAGTGGCAAGTTTGCCAACCTCATTAAAGAGTTTGTTATCATTGACTGCCGATACCCATATGAATATGAGGGAGGCCACATCAAG GGTGCAGTGAACTTGCACATGGAAGAGGAGGTTGAAGACTTCTTACTCAAGAAGCCCATCGTACCTACGGATGGCAAGCGTGTCATCGTGGTGTTCCACTGCGAGTTTTCTTCTGAGCGAGGCCCTCGCAT GTGCCgatatgtgagagagagagatcggCTTGGTAACGAGTACCCCAAACTCCACTACCCGGAGCTGTATGTCCTGAAGGGCGGATATAAGGAGTTCTTCCTGAAATGCCAG TCTCACTGCGAGCCCCCCAGTTACCGGCCCATGCACCACGAGGACTTTAAAGAAGACCTGAAGAAGTTCCGCACCAAGAGCCGGACCTGGGCCGGggaaaagagcaagagagagatgTATAGCCGTCTGAAGAAGCTCTGA